Proteins encoded by one window of Mastacembelus armatus chromosome 23, fMasArm1.2, whole genome shotgun sequence:
- the syt10 gene encoding synaptotagmin-10 → MNRRPPGSSGVQWLNRRDMSVRTEDSITLCQRALQIITELCLTGNLDREKCSDIFPLESSIPGKGHADISISLLAVVVGFCGLALLVVSLFVFWKLCWPLWRSKALSAHAENGLHVAFPEAPPPSSPGVTKCKAAEVEKKNPPEVKVNGRSSVKILEAAMKISQTSPDIPAEVQTALKEKLSQQAKIQRQTTEPTSSSRHNSFRRHLPRQKNVTSVDFSMDTVPLRQSSTVSIGRIKPELYKQKSVDSEDEAKEPVETCGKLSFSLRYDHEEQALVVRILKALDLPAKDFTGTSDPYVKIYLLPDRKKKFQTRVHRKNLNPMFDETFSFPVTYDELCTRKLHFSVYDFDRFTSHDMIGEVVVDNLFELSDLSREAVVWKDIHAATTESVDLGEIMYSLCYLPTAGRMTLTVIKCRNLKAMDITGSSDPYVKVYLICDGRRLKKRKTTTKKSTLNPVYNEAIIFDIPPENVEQVSLSIMVMDYDRVGHNEVIGVCRTGPDAQGLGRDHWNEMLAYPRKPITHWHALGEWPGRAASFESQGSCPSPKPPQTP, encoded by the exons ATGAACCGACGCCCTCCCGGTTCCTCCGGCGTGCAATGGCTTAACAGGAGAGACATGAGTGTCCGGACGGAGGACAGCATCACCTTGTGCCAAAGGGCTCTCCAAATCATTACGGAACTTTGTCTCACGGGGAACTTAGACCGGGAGAAATGTTCGGATATTTTCCCCTTGGAAAGCAGCATACCAGGTAAAGGACACGCAG ACATCTCTATCAGTCTCCTTGCTGTGGTCGTGGGTTTCTGTGGCCTCGCCCTGTTGGtagtctctctctttgtcttttggAAGCTGTGCTGGCCCCTTTGGAGGAGCAAGGCTCTCTCAGCCCATGCTGAAAATGGCCTCCATGTGGCTTTCCCTGAGGCACCTCCACCCAGCTCCCCAGGGGTCACAAAGTGTAAAGCGGCAGAGGTGGAGAAGAAGAACCCACCAGAAGTGAAGGTGAACGGACGCAGTTCTGTGAAGATCCTGGAGGCGGCCATGAAGATCAGCCAGACGTCTCCAGACATTCCCGCTGAGGTGCAAACGGCCCTGAAGGAGAAGCTGAGCCAGCAGGCTAAAATCCAGAGGCAGACCACCGAGCCAACCTCCTCCTCCAG GCACAATTCATTCCGGCGCCACCTGCCTCGTCAGAAGAATGTCACCAGCGTTGACTTCAGCATGGACACTGTGCCTCTCCGCCAGTCATCCACAGTGAGCATCGGAAGAATAAAACCCGAACTTTACAAGCAGAAGTCTGTGGACTCTGAGGACGAGGCCAAAGAGCCCGTGGAGACTTGCGGAAAGTTGAGCTTCTCGCTGCGTTATGACCACGAGGAGCAGGCTTTGGTGGTGAGAATCCTCAAGGCCCTGGACCTGCCTGCCAAAGACTTCACAGGCACCTCAGACCCGTATGTCAAGATCTACCTGCTGCCAGACAGGAAGAAGAAGTTCCAGACGCGTGTCCATCGCAAGAATCTGAACCCCATGTTTGACGAGACCTTCTCTTTCCCCGTGACCTATGATGAGCTGTGCACCCGCAAGCTGCACTTCAGTGTCTACGACTTTGACCGCTTCACCAGCCACGACATGATTGGCGAGGTGGTGGTGGACAATCTCTTTGAACTCTCTGATCTTTCCAGGGAGGCGGTTGTGTGGAAGGATATTCACGCAGCAACTACG GAGAGCGTTGACCTGGGAGAGATCATGTACTCGTTGTGCTACCTCCCCACAGCAGGGAGAATGACCCTGACAGTCATCAAATGCAGAAACCTCAAAGCCATGGACATCACAGGCTCTTCAG ATCCATATGTCAAGGTTTACTTGATATGTGACGGGCGGAggttaaagaaaagaaaaacaacgaCCAAGAAGAGCACGCTCAATCCCGTGTACAACGAGGCCATCATCTTCGACATTCCACCAGAGAACGTGGAACAAGTCAGTTTGTCCATCATGGTGATGGATTATGATCG GGTCGGACACAACGAGGTGATCGGTGTGTGTCGCACTGGGCCAGATGCTCAGGGGCTGGGACGAGATCACTGGAACGAAATGTTGGCTTACCCGAGGAAGCCCATCACCCACTGGCACGCTCTGGGAGAG TGGCCTGGAAGAGCAGCAAGCTTTGAGAGTCAAGGCTCTTGTCCTTCACCAAAACCTCCACAGACACCCTGA